A genomic segment from Montipora foliosa isolate CH-2021 chromosome 9, ASM3666993v2, whole genome shotgun sequence encodes:
- the LOC137970768 gene encoding uncharacterized protein isoform X2 encodes MGCGNKTAFACGLAAIIVFIGAMVGTSLRKLSTEEVGIAYNIHQKKLATEVKREGLHPGPPGYHFIIFPSVFQSISYADVECLNKEGIEIELIVHLQYRARPAQLREIILQFKDKEDYLKVLIVGESAIHDACSAFNTTQFQSQRASFQDLVRTILGRRFNSLWADVTDLQVQNIKRPDSYEKVVRQKEAAKENIKIAENERPRLLVEARTEREEAITQAKITIQRAESEARVTLSKANAEADSIKAMM; translated from the exons ATGGGTTGTGGTAACAAAACGGCGTTTGCCTGTGGTTTGGCAGCCATAATTGTATTTATCGGTGCAATGGTAGGAACATCTCTAAGGAAGCTTAGCACAGAGGAAG tGGGGATAGCGTACAATATTCACCAGAAGAAGCTTGCTACCGAAGTGAAGAGAGAGGGTCTCCACCCCGGCCCCCCTGGATACCACTTTATTATCTTTCCAAGTGTTTTCCAGAGTATTAGTTATGCTGATGTCGAGTGTCTTAACAAGGAAGGCATCGAAATCGAACTAATCGTACATCTGCAGTATCGCGCGAGACCGGCTCAATTGCGAGAGATAATTCTCCAGTTTAAGGATAAGGAGGACTACTTGAAAGTGTTGAT TGTTGGTGAGTCTGCAATCCACGACGCTTGCAGTGCATTTAACACCACTCAGTTCCAGTCACAACGAGCTTCGTTTCAAGACCTTGTTCGCACGATTCTCGGACGGAGGTTTAACTCTTTATGGGCAGATGTAACGGATCTGCAG GTTCAAAATATCAAACGTCCTGATTCATATGAGAAGGTTGTTAGGCAGAAAGAAGCAGCCAAAGAAAACATTAAGATAGCAGAAAACGAGCGCCCGCGACTGTTGGTAGAGGCGCGGACTGAAAGAGAAGAGGCCATTACGCAGGCGAAGATTACTATCCAACGCGCTGAATCGGAAGCAAGAGTGACTCTGTCCAAAGCAAATGCTGAGGCAGACAGCATCAAGGCCATGATGTGA
- the LOC137970768 gene encoding uncharacterized protein isoform X1, producing MGCGNKTAFACGLAAIIVFIGAMVGTSLRKLSTEEVGIAYNIHQKKLATEVKREGLHPGPPGYHFIIFPSVFQSISYADVECLNKEGIEIELIVHLQYRARPAQLREIILQFKDKEDYLKVLISVGESAIHDACSAFNTTQFQSQRASFQDLVRTILGRRFNSLWADVTDLQVQNIKRPDSYEKVVRQKEAAKENIKIAENERPRLLVEARTEREEAITQAKITIQRAESEARVTLSKANAEADSIKAMM from the exons ATGGGTTGTGGTAACAAAACGGCGTTTGCCTGTGGTTTGGCAGCCATAATTGTATTTATCGGTGCAATGGTAGGAACATCTCTAAGGAAGCTTAGCACAGAGGAAG tGGGGATAGCGTACAATATTCACCAGAAGAAGCTTGCTACCGAAGTGAAGAGAGAGGGTCTCCACCCCGGCCCCCCTGGATACCACTTTATTATCTTTCCAAGTGTTTTCCAGAGTATTAGTTATGCTGATGTCGAGTGTCTTAACAAGGAAGGCATCGAAATCGAACTAATCGTACATCTGCAGTATCGCGCGAGACCGGCTCAATTGCGAGAGATAATTCTCCAGTTTAAGGATAAGGAGGACTACTTGAAAGTGTTGAT TAGTGTTGGTGAGTCTGCAATCCACGACGCTTGCAGTGCATTTAACACCACTCAGTTCCAGTCACAACGAGCTTCGTTTCAAGACCTTGTTCGCACGATTCTCGGACGGAGGTTTAACTCTTTATGGGCAGATGTAACGGATCTGCAG GTTCAAAATATCAAACGTCCTGATTCATATGAGAAGGTTGTTAGGCAGAAAGAAGCAGCCAAAGAAAACATTAAGATAGCAGAAAACGAGCGCCCGCGACTGTTGGTAGAGGCGCGGACTGAAAGAGAAGAGGCCATTACGCAGGCGAAGATTACTATCCAACGCGCTGAATCGGAAGCAAGAGTGACTCTGTCCAAAGCAAATGCTGAGGCAGACAGCATCAAGGCCATGATGTGA